GTGGCCAGCGACGTGGTGCACCTGGACGAGGCCGGTGCCCGCGGCCTGGCCGCCCGGCTGGAGTCCCGCCCGGTCGAGGTCGTGCGGGTGGACCAGAAGGACTACCGGCGCCGCCCGTACGCCCCGTTCACCACGTCCTCGCTGCAGCAGGAGGCCGGCCGGAAGTTCGGCTGGTCCTCCCAGCAGGTCATGCGCACCGCGCAGCGGCTGTACGAGAACGGCTTCATCACCTACATGCGCACCGACTCGACGAACCTGTCGGAGACGGCGCTGCGCGCGGCCCGTACCCAGGCCCGCGAGCTGTACGGCGACGCCTACGTGCCGGCCGAGGCGCGGCGGTACTCCAAGAAGGCCAAGGGCGCCCAGGAGGCGCACGAGGCCATCCGCCCGGCCGGGGACGCCTTCCGCACCCCCGGGCAGCTCGCCGGCCAGCTGGCCCGTGAGGAGTTCCGGCTCTACGAGCTGATCTGGCAGCGCACGGTCGCCTCCCAGATGTCCGACGCGGTGGGCAACACCGTGAGCATCCGGCTGGCCGGCACCTCGACCACCGACGAGGCCGTGACGTTCACCGCCAGCGGTCGCACGATCACCTTCCCCGGCTTCCTGCGCGCCTACGTGGAGAGCCGGGAGGACCACGAGGTCGGGGACGCCGACGACGCGGAGAACCGGCTGCCCCGGGTCGAGCGCGGCCAGCAGCTGGACACCCGGTCGCTGGACGCCAAGGGGCACACCACCACCCCGCCGGCCCGCTACACCGAGCCCTCGCTGACCAAGGCCCTGGAGGAGCTCGGCATCGGCCGGCCCTCCACCTACGCCTCGATCATGCAGACCATCCAGGACCGCGGGTACGTCTGGAAGAAGGGCTCGGCCCTCATCCCGACGTTCGTGGCCTTCGCGGTGGTCAACCTGCTCGAGCAGCACTTCGCCGCGCTCGTCGACTACGACTTCACCGCCTCCCTCGAGGGGGAGCTCGACGAGATCGCCGGCGGCACGCTGCGCCGGGTCGACTGGCTCACCGAGTTCTACTTCGGCGGCGGGGGTGGGCACGCCGGGGGCATCGCGGCCTCCGGCGGGCTCAAGCAGGTCGTCGGCCAGCGGTTGGAAGAGATCGACGCCCGCGGGGTCAACTCGATCCCGCTGCGCGCCACCGGCCCCGACGGCCAGCCGGTGCTCGTGCGGGTCGGGCGCTACGGCCCCTACCTGCAGGCCGGCGGCGAGGAGGGCACCCGCGTCTCCATCGCCGACGACATCGCCCCCGACGAGCTCACCCCCGAGCGTGTCGAGGAGCTGCTGAACGCCCCCTCCGGTGACCGGGAGCTCGGGGTCCACCCCGAGTCGGGCCACCAGGTGCTGGTCAAGGCCGGCCGCTACGGGCCCTACGTCACCACCGTGGTGCCCGAGGACAGCAAGGAGTCCCCGCGCACCGGGAGCCTGTTCGCCTCCATGACCCCGGAGACGCTCACCCTCGACGAGGCGCTGAAGCTGCTGACGCTGCCGCGCACCGTGGGCACCGCCCCGGACGGCGAGGAGATCCAGGCACTCAACGGCCGCTACGGCCCGTACCTGAAGAAGGGCACCGACTCCCGCTCGATCGACAGCGAGGAGAAGCTCTTCACCACCACGCTGGAGGAGGCCCTCGCCGTCTTCGCCCAGCCCAAGCAGCGCGGTCGGGCCGCGGCCAAGCCCCCGCTGAAGGAGCTGGGCCCCGACCCGGTCACCCAGGGCCAGGTCACCGTGCGGGAGGGCCGCTTCGGGCCCTACGTCACCGACGGGGAGTCCAACGCCAGCCTCCGCAAGGGCGACGACCCGGCGACCATCACCCTCGAGCGGGCGGCCGAGCTGCTGGTCGAGCGTCGGGAGCGGGCGCCGGTGAAGAAGAAGGCCGTCCGCAAGACCGCGGCCAAGAAGACCACCGCGAAGAAGACGACGGCGGCGAAGAAGACCACCGCGGCGAAGAAGACGACCACGGCGGCGAAGAAGACCACGACCGCGAAGAAGACGGCCGCGAAGAAGACCGCCGCCCGGACGACGACCGGCGACGGGGTCGTCCCGGCCGGGAGCTGACGGTGACCGGGCCGGCGTGGGACGCCCGGCGGACCTCCTTCGGGTCCGTCGCGGCCGACTACGCCGCGCTCCGGCCCGGGTACCCCGCCGACGCGGTCTCCTTCCTCCTGGGGGAGCGGCCGCTGCGGGTGCTGGACCTGGGTGCGGGCACCGGGCTGCTCACCGACCAGCTGCTGGCGGCCGGGCACGAGGTGCTCGCCGTCGACCCCTCGGCCGGGATGCTCGACCAGCTCACCGCCCGGCTGCCGCAGGTGCAGGCCGCGGTCGGGGACGCCGAGTCCCTGCCCGTCCCCGGCGGTGACGTGGACGCCGTCGTCGCCGGTCAGGCCGCGCACTGGTTCGACCCCGAGCGTGCCGCGCCGGAGCTCCGTCGGGTGCTGCGCCCCGGTGGCGTGCTCGGCTTCGTCTGGAACACCCGCGACGAGCGGGTGCCGTGGGTGGGCGCGCTCGGGGCGGCGCTGGCGGCCGAGGCCCGCGACCACGAGGCCGACCAGACCGTCGTGGCCCGGTTCGCCGCCGCGCTGCCCGCGACGGTCACCGAGCACCTCTCGACCGTGGTGCAGCGGCTGACCCCGGAGCAGGTGGTGGGCACCATCGGCACCCGCAGCTACGTCGCGACCATGACCCCCGACGAGCGGACGACGTTCCTCGACCGGTTGCGCGCCCTGCTCGCCGAGCACCCCGACACCGCGGGCCGCACCGAGCTCGAGCTGCCGTACGTGACCCGCAGCTACCGGCTGGTCCCGGCCTGACCGACGGCGAACACCCGCCGGAAGGGCAGCAGGGTCGTCCCGTCGGCGCGCTCCGGGTAGGCCTGCCGCAGGGCCTCGGCGTACGTGCTCTCGAACGTCCCGGCGTCGTCCCCCAGCCGGGCCAGCACCGGCCGCAGCACCGAGCCCCGCACCCAGCCCAGCACGGCGTCCGGGCCGCGCAGCACGTGCAGGTAGGTCGTCTCCCACGCCTCGGCGCGCAGTCCGGCCGACTCCAGCACGCCGAGGTACCCGGCGGGGTCGTCCACGGCGGACGTCGAGGGCGCCAGGTCGCCCACCCGGTCGGCCCACCGCGGGTCGCGGCACAGCGCCGCCAGGAGCGCGTGCGTGGGCGCCGCGTGGTTGCCCGGAACCTGGAACCCCAGCCACCCGCCCGGCGTCAGCGCACCGGCCCACTCCACCAGGCGTCGCCGGTGCTCGGGCACCCACTGCAGGGCGGCGTTGGAGACGAGCACGTCCACCGGGCCCTCGGGCTCCCAGGTCTCCAGGTCGCCCGGGACGAACGACACCCGGCCCGGGACGGCGTGCGCGGCCGCGGCGGCGAGCATCGCGGGGGAGGAGTCCACCCCGGTGACCCGGGCGCCCGGCCAGCGGCGGGCGAGGGAAGCGATGAGCTCGCCCTCCCCGCAGCCCAGGTCGACCACGACGCCCGGGTCGACGGCGTCGACTCGGGCCAGCAGATCGACATACGGGCGGGACCGCTCGTCGGCGAAGCGCAGGTACCGGGACGGCGACCGGTCGGCAGGCACACCCCACCCTGGCAGCCCGAGGACTGTCGGTGCCCGCCGGTACCGTCGCCAGCGTGACGAGCCAGGAGGACCGCCCGGCCGGGGTGTTCCTCGCCTTCGAGGGCGGCGAGGGGGCGGGCAAGTCCACCCAGGTCGCCCGGCTCGAGGCCTGGCTGACCGCGCAGGGCCGCACGGTCCGCACCACCCGGGAGCCCGGCGCGACCGTCATCGGCGGCACCGTCCGACAGCTGCTGCTCGACCCGTCGACGGTCGGGTTGTCCTCCCGCGCGGAGGCGCTGCTCTACGCCGCCGACCGCGCCCAGCACGTGCACGAGGTGGTCCGCCCGGCGCTGGAGGCCGGCGCCGTCGTCGTCACCGACCGGTTCGTGGACAGCTCGCTGGCCTACCAGGGCGCCGGCCGCACCATCCCGCTGGAGGACGTGCGCTCGATCAGCAGCTGGGCCACCGGCGGCCTGCTGCCCGACCTGACCGTGCTGCTCGACCTGCCCCCGGAGACCGGGCTGGCCCGCGCCCGGGGCCGGGCCACCGCCGACCGGCTGGAGGCCGAGTCCCTGGAGTTCCACCTGCGGGTGCGGCAGACCTTCCTGGAGCTCGCCGCGGCCGAGCCGGCCCGCTACCTCGTCCTGGACGCCACCGCCGCCCCCGACGAGGTCGCCGAGGGCATCCGCACCCGGGTCACGGAGCTGCTCGCGTGAGCGTCTGGACCGACGTCGTCGGCCAGCCCGCCGCGGTCGCCGAGCTGGAGCGAGCCGTCGCCGACCCCTCCGCGATGACGCACGCCTGGCTGTTCACCGGCCCGCCCGGGTCGGGCCGGTCCACCGCCGCCCGGGCCTTCGCCGCGGCGCTGCAGTGCCCGGCCGGCGGCGACGGCACCTGCCACGCCTGCCACACGGCGCTGGGCGGCACGCACGCCGACGTCCGGGTCGTCGCCCCCGAGGGGCTGTCGATCGGGGTCGCGGAGGTGCGCGAGATCGTCCGGATGGCCGGTCGGGCGCCGTCCCAGGGCCGGTTCCAGGTGGTCATCGTCGAGGACGCGGACCGGATGACCGAGCAGGCCACCAACACCGTGCTGAAGATGCTCGAGGAGCCACCGGCCCGCACGGTGTTCCTGCTCTGCGCGCCCTCGCTGCACCCCGACGACGTGCCGGTGACCATCCGGTCGCGGTGCCGGGTGGTCGCGCTGCGCACCCCGCCGGTCGAGGCCGTCGCCGAGGTGCTCGTGCGGCGTGACGGCATCGACCCGGCGCTGGCGGCGTGGTCGGCCGCCGCGGCTGGTGGGCACGTCGGCCGGGCCCGGCACCTGGCCCGCGACGAGGGTGCCCGGATGGCCCGCAAGGCGGTGCTCGACGTCCCGCTGTCGCTGGTCAGTCTGGCCGCGTGCCTGAACGCCGCGGACGACCTGGTGTCGGCGGCCAAGGAGGAGTCCGACCGGACGACGGCGGTGGTCGACGGCGCCGAGACCGAGGCGGTGAAGGCCAGCCTGGGCGTCGGTGCCCGCGGCCCGGGAGTCGCTGCGGCCAGCCGCGGCGCCGGTCAGCTCAAGGAGCTGGAGAAGAAGCAGAAGTCCCGGGCCACCCGGCTGGGCCGGGACTCCCTGGACCGGGCGCTGGTCGACCTGGCGTCGATGTACCGGGACGCGCTGGTGATACACACCGTCCGCGGCGACCTGTCCCGGGTGCCGCAGCTGGCCCACCCCGACCGCAAGGCCGACAGCCTGGAGCTGGCGAAGAAGATCGGTGCCGAGGGGGCGCTGCGCCGGATCGACGCGGTGCTCGCCGCCCGCACCGCGCTGGAGCAGGCGGTCAAGCCGCAGATCGCCATCGAGGCGCTCTGCGTGGCACTCCGGCTCCCGGCCTGAGCGCGGGGTGGCACACCCGGTCCCGTAAGCTCTCGCAGGCACGCCCGCCGCCTTAGCTCAGTCGGTAGAGCATCTCACTCGTAATGAGAAGGTCGTCGGTTCGATTCCGACAGGCGGCTCCACGCACCACCCGGCACGGCGGTTACGTTCACCGCCGTGGACATGGTCTTCCCGGCGCCGGGACGTCAGCTGGCCGGCGACGAGCTGCTGGAGGCCTACCCGTGGCCCGACGAGGGCCGCTGGGTCCGGGCGATGATGGTCACGACGCTGGACGGCGCGGCAGCCGGGCCGGACGGGCTCAGCGGCTCGATCTCCTCCTCGGTCGACGGCGACGTGTTCACCGCCGTGCGCCGGATGGCCGACGCCGTCCTGGTGGGTGCGGGCACGCTGCGGGCCGAGGAGTACGGCCCGATGCAGGCAGCCGGTGCCGACGCCGGGCGCCGCCGCGCGGCCGGTCAGGCGCCGGCGCCGCAGCTGGCGGTCGTGTCCGGGTCGCTGGACCTGCCGTGGGCGCTGCCGGTGTGGGCGGAGTCCACGCTCACCCCGCTGGTGCTGACCGGGCCGACGCCGGACGCCGAGGCGCTGGCCGCCGCCCGGGAGCACGCCGAGGTGCTGCAGCTGGCCGACCTGGAATCCGCGTCGCTGCTCGCCGCGCTCACCGACCGCGGCCTGCGCCGGATCGTGTGCGAGGGCGGGCCGAGCCTGCTGGAGGCCGTGGTCGCCGCCGACCTGCTCGACGAGGCCGACATCACGCTCGCGCCGGTCTTCGCCGGCACCGCGCAGACCCCCCGCACCGACGGGCTCGCCGAGATCGCCCGGTTCGACCTCGTGCACCTGCTCACCGCCGAGGGCTACGTCATGGCCCGCTACGTCCGCCCGGGACACCGGTGATCAGCCTCCGCGAACTCGCCCGGCTGGCCACGGAGCACGCCGCGGACCTCGAGCACCCGGTGGCTCCGTTCCGGGTGGGGGACCGGGTGCTGGACACCGATGCCCGCCCGGCGCTCATGGGCGTGGTCAACCTGTCCCAGGACTCCTGGTACCGGGAGAGCGTCGCGCCCTCCGCCGCCGCCGCCGTCCGGCGCGGGATCGTGCTGGCCGCGCAGGGTGCCGACGTCGTGGACCTCGGGGCCGAGTCGGTGGTCGCCGGCAGCACCCGCGTGGGCCCCCAGGACCAGATCAGGGCCCTGGTGCCCGTGGTGGAGGAGCTCGCCGCCGCCGGGGTGGCCGTGTCGGTGGAGAGCTACCACCCGGAGGTGGTGCGGGCCGTGCTCGCCGTCGGCGCACAGGTGCTCAACCTGACCGGCTCGGCCGACGACGGCGCGATGTTCGACCTGGCCGCCGAGTTCGACGCCGCCCTGGTCCTCTGCCACGTCCTGGGGGACAACCCCCGGGAGCTCACCGACACCGCCGTCGACCGGGACCCCTACCCCGCGATGGCCGCCGCGCTCGGCGCCCGGGTCGACCTCGCCCGGGCCCGGGGCGTGCGTGCCGGCATCTGCGTCGATCCGGGGGCGGGCTTCGGCATGGCGCGGCTGACCGACCCGCTCGAGCGGCTGCGGCACCAGTCGGTGCTGCTGCTGCACGCCTTCCGGCTGCGCAGCCTGGGCCTGCCGGTGTGCCACGCGCTGCCGGCCGGGTTCCCGTACTTCGAGGACGAGGTGCGGACGGCGGAGGGGTTCTTCGCCGTCCTCGCCGGGCTGGGCGGCACCGGGGTGTACCGCACCCACGAGGTCCCGCGCGTGCGGGCCGTGCTGCGGGCGATGGCGGACCTGCCCGTCGACTGAGCGCCGCGGCCCGGGTGTCGAGCAGTCAGTGCTGACCGGGCAGACTCGGGTGTGTCAGCGCCCGACCCGGGGCGCCCACAGAGAGGTGGACCTGCCCCGATGACCCTGCCCGACGTCCTCCGCGGTCGGCTGAGCCTGCCGGTGATCGCCTCGCCGATGTTCATCGTCAGCGGACCCGACCTCGTCGTCGCCCAGTGCACGGCCGGCGTCGTCGGCTCCTTCCCGGCGCTCAACGCCCGGCCCGCGGCGCAGCTGGGCGACTGGCTGACCGAGATCGACGAGCGGCTCGCCGCGGCAGCCGCCACCGGGGCGACCGTGGCCCCCTACGCGGTGAACCAGATCGTGCACCGCTCCAACGACCGCCTCGAGGCCGACGTCGCGCTGTGCGTGGAGCACGAGGTGCCGATCGTGATCACCTCGCTGGGCGCCCGGGCCGACGTCTACGACGCGGTGCACTCCTACGGCGGCATCGTGCTGCACGACGTCATCAACGACCGGTTCGCGCACAAGGCGGTCGAGAAGGGCGCCGACGGGCTCATCGCGGTGGCCGCCGGTGCCGGCGGCCACGCGGGGACGACGTCGCCGTTCGCCCTGGTGCGGGAGATCCGCCAGTGGTTCGACGGCCCGCTGGCGTTGTCCGGGGCGATCGCGCACGGCAGCTCGGTGCTCGCCGCCCAGGCCGCCGGTGCCGACCTGGCCTACGTCGGGTCGGCGTTCCTGGCCACCGAGGAGGCCCGCGCCGAGGCCGGCTACAAGCAGATGGTCGTGGACAGCCGCGCTGACGACATCGTCTACAGCAACCTGTTCACCGGGGTGCACGGCAACTACCTGTCCGGCTCGATCGTCGCCGCCGGCCTGGACCCGGCCGACCTGCCCACCTCGGACCCCAGCGCCATGAGCTTCGGCAGCGACGGCGGGGCCAAGGCCTGGCGCGACGTGTGGGGCTCGGGCCAGGGCATCGGCGTCGTCGACGGGATCGTGCCGGCCGCCGAGTTGGTGGCCCGGCTGGCCCGGGAGTACGCCGAGGCGAAGTCGGCGCTGGACCGCGCCTACGTGCCGGCCTGAGAGACGACCGCCCCAGACGCGACCGCCCCAGACGCGACTGCCCGAGACACGACGACGGGCGCCGCACCCGGTGGGGTGCGGCGCCCGTCGGTCGTCCGGGTGCGCTCGGCGGCCGTGAGGTGACCGGCCAGTCAGGAG
This sequence is a window from Geodermatophilaceae bacterium NBWT11. Protein-coding genes within it:
- a CDS encoding DNA polymerase III subunit delta' yields the protein MSVWTDVVGQPAAVAELERAVADPSAMTHAWLFTGPPGSGRSTAARAFAAALQCPAGGDGTCHACHTALGGTHADVRVVAPEGLSIGVAEVREIVRMAGRAPSQGRFQVVIVEDADRMTEQATNTVLKMLEEPPARTVFLLCAPSLHPDDVPVTIRSRCRVVALRTPPVEAVAEVLVRRDGIDPALAAWSAAAAGGHVGRARHLARDEGARMARKAVLDVPLSLVSLAACLNAADDLVSAAKEESDRTTAVVDGAETEAVKASLGVGARGPGVAAASRGAGQLKELEKKQKSRATRLGRDSLDRALVDLASMYRDALVIHTVRGDLSRVPQLAHPDRKADSLELAKKIGAEGALRRIDAVLAARTALEQAVKPQIAIEALCVALRLPA
- the topA gene encoding type I DNA topoisomerase — encoded protein: MPPTKTAKPTTDDVEATAETAAGGTATPPRKRAAAASGGKPLVIVESPSKAKTIAGYLGSGYVVESSIGHIRDLPRNAADVPAAHKGESWARLGVDVDNGFHPLYVISPERKQQVSRLKSLVKDASEVFLATDEDREGEAIAWHLIDTLKPKVPARRMVFHEITPEAIARALANPRELDTALVDAQETRRILDRLYGYEVSPVLWKKVLPKLSAGRVQSVATRIVVERERARMRFTAADYWSLTGVFDVQQGAQAADEGEPTSLTAKLVSVDDRRVATGRDFEPDTGTVASDVVHLDEAGARGLAARLESRPVEVVRVDQKDYRRRPYAPFTTSSLQQEAGRKFGWSSQQVMRTAQRLYENGFITYMRTDSTNLSETALRAARTQARELYGDAYVPAEARRYSKKAKGAQEAHEAIRPAGDAFRTPGQLAGQLAREEFRLYELIWQRTVASQMSDAVGNTVSIRLAGTSTTDEAVTFTASGRTITFPGFLRAYVESREDHEVGDADDAENRLPRVERGQQLDTRSLDAKGHTTTPPARYTEPSLTKALEELGIGRPSTYASIMQTIQDRGYVWKKGSALIPTFVAFAVVNLLEQHFAALVDYDFTASLEGELDEIAGGTLRRVDWLTEFYFGGGGGHAGGIAASGGLKQVVGQRLEEIDARGVNSIPLRATGPDGQPVLVRVGRYGPYLQAGGEEGTRVSIADDIAPDELTPERVEELLNAPSGDRELGVHPESGHQVLVKAGRYGPYVTTVVPEDSKESPRTGSLFASMTPETLTLDEALKLLTLPRTVGTAPDGEEIQALNGRYGPYLKKGTDSRSIDSEEKLFTTTLEEALAVFAQPKQRGRAAAKPPLKELGPDPVTQGQVTVREGRFGPYVTDGESNASLRKGDDPATITLERAAELLVERRERAPVKKKAVRKTAAKKTTAKKTTAAKKTTAAKKTTTAAKKTTTAKKTAAKKTAARTTTGDGVVPAGS
- a CDS encoding methyltransferase domain-containing protein; protein product: MTGPAWDARRTSFGSVAADYAALRPGYPADAVSFLLGERPLRVLDLGAGTGLLTDQLLAAGHEVLAVDPSAGMLDQLTARLPQVQAAVGDAESLPVPGGDVDAVVAGQAAHWFDPERAAPELRRVLRPGGVLGFVWNTRDERVPWVGALGAALAAEARDHEADQTVVARFAAALPATVTEHLSTVVQRLTPEQVVGTIGTRSYVATMTPDERTTFLDRLRALLAEHPDTAGRTELELPYVTRSYRLVPA
- a CDS encoding pyrimidine reductase family protein — protein: MDMVFPAPGRQLAGDELLEAYPWPDEGRWVRAMMVTTLDGAAAGPDGLSGSISSSVDGDVFTAVRRMADAVLVGAGTLRAEEYGPMQAAGADAGRRRAAGQAPAPQLAVVSGSLDLPWALPVWAESTLTPLVLTGPTPDAEALAAAREHAEVLQLADLESASLLAALTDRGLRRIVCEGGPSLLEAVVAADLLDEADITLAPVFAGTAQTPRTDGLAEIARFDLVHLLTAEGYVMARYVRPGHR
- a CDS encoding methyltransferase domain-containing protein, translated to MPADRSPSRYLRFADERSRPYVDLLARVDAVDPGVVVDLGCGEGELIASLARRWPGARVTGVDSSPAMLAAAAAHAVPGRVSFVPGDLETWEPEGPVDVLVSNAALQWVPEHRRRLVEWAGALTPGGWLGFQVPGNHAAPTHALLAALCRDPRWADRVGDLAPSTSAVDDPAGYLGVLESAGLRAEAWETTYLHVLRGPDAVLGWVRGSVLRPVLARLGDDAGTFESTYAEALRQAYPERADGTTLLPFRRVFAVGQAGTSR
- a CDS encoding nitronate monooxygenase produces the protein MTLPDVLRGRLSLPVIASPMFIVSGPDLVVAQCTAGVVGSFPALNARPAAQLGDWLTEIDERLAAAAATGATVAPYAVNQIVHRSNDRLEADVALCVEHEVPIVITSLGARADVYDAVHSYGGIVLHDVINDRFAHKAVEKGADGLIAVAAGAGGHAGTTSPFALVREIRQWFDGPLALSGAIAHGSSVLAAQAAGADLAYVGSAFLATEEARAEAGYKQMVVDSRADDIVYSNLFTGVHGNYLSGSIVAAGLDPADLPTSDPSAMSFGSDGGAKAWRDVWGSGQGIGVVDGIVPAAELVARLAREYAEAKSALDRAYVPA
- a CDS encoding dTMP kinase → MAARGLSVPAGTVASVTSQEDRPAGVFLAFEGGEGAGKSTQVARLEAWLTAQGRTVRTTREPGATVIGGTVRQLLLDPSTVGLSSRAEALLYAADRAQHVHEVVRPALEAGAVVVTDRFVDSSLAYQGAGRTIPLEDVRSISSWATGGLLPDLTVLLDLPPETGLARARGRATADRLEAESLEFHLRVRQTFLELAAAEPARYLVLDATAAPDEVAEGIRTRVTELLA
- a CDS encoding dihydropteroate synthase, whose protein sequence is MISLRELARLATEHAADLEHPVAPFRVGDRVLDTDARPALMGVVNLSQDSWYRESVAPSAAAAVRRGIVLAAQGADVVDLGAESVVAGSTRVGPQDQIRALVPVVEELAAAGVAVSVESYHPEVVRAVLAVGAQVLNLTGSADDGAMFDLAAEFDAALVLCHVLGDNPRELTDTAVDRDPYPAMAAALGARVDLARARGVRAGICVDPGAGFGMARLTDPLERLRHQSVLLLHAFRLRSLGLPVCHALPAGFPYFEDEVRTAEGFFAVLAGLGGTGVYRTHEVPRVRAVLRAMADLPVD